ACCGACAACCCGGAGCTCTACGAGGCCCGCTTCCCCGACACCGAACGGCTCGCCGGCCGCTGGGCCGAGGACTGCCTGCGCCGGTACGGCGCGGGACACCGCGTCCTGGACCTCGGCTGCGGCACCGGAAGGGACGCCGCCCATCTGCACGGGGCGGGCCGCACCGTCGTCGGCGCCGACCTCTCCGCCGCGATGCTGGCCCATGCCCGCACGCAGCACCCCGGACCGGACTACGTACAAGCCGACCTGCGCGACTTCGACCTCCGCCAAGGCCCCTTCGACGCCATCGTCTGCCTGGACAGCGCCCTGCTCTACTGCCACACCAACGCCGAACTCGACGGCTTCCTCGCCTCCTGCCGGCGCGGCCTCACGCCCGGCGGGCTGCTCGTGGCCGAGATGCGCAACGGCGCCTTCTTCCTCGGCCGGACGGAACTGCTCGACGCCCCGGCCGTCAACGACTTCACCTGGCGCGGCACCGCCTACACCTCCACCACCACGCTGTACATCGACCGCGCCGCCCAACTCCTGCGCCGCACCCGCATCTGGACCACCGACGACGGCTCCCCGCCCCACGAGCAGCGCTCCGCATGGCGACTGCTCTTCCCCCAGGAGCTGCGCCATGCCCTCGCCGCGCACGGCTTCGAGGTCCTCGACCTGCACGACGGGCCGGGGCCGCGGACGGACCCGGCCTGGCACGAGGGCGCCGGGCCGGGCGAGTCCGCCGACGGGGACCGGCTCCACCTCGTCGCCCGGCTGACCCGCCACGACTGACGGCCGCCCGGCCTCCCCTTCCACCCACCCGCGCACAGCAAGGAAACCGCCATGTACGAAGGTCCCGTCAACGACCCCCGCTTCCCCGGCCTGCGCCGCCGCGGCTTCCTCGCCGCGGCCGGCGGGGCGGCCGGCCTCGGCGCGCTCGCGCTCGCCGGCTGCACGAGCCCCTCCGGGGGCGCCGCTGACGGCGGCGGCAAGCCCCGGCGCGGCGGGAAGCTGCGTGCCGCCTTCGCCGGCGGCGGTGCGAGCGAGACCCTCGACCCGCACCTGGCCAACCTCTTCGCCGACGCCGCCCGCGCCAAGGCCCTCTTCGACAAGCTCGCCGACTTCGGCGCCGATCTCGCCGCCGAGCCGCGGCTGGCCGCGTCCTGGGAGCCGAACTCCACCCTGGACCGCTGGACGGTGAAGCTGCGCAAGGCGTCCTTCCACAACGGCAAGCCGGTCACCGCCCGCGATGTCCTCTACAGCTTCCGCCGCATCGCCGACCCCAAGAAGGCGTTCCGCGCCAAGGCCTCCCTGGAGCCCCTCGACCTCAAGGCGAGCCGCGCCGTCGACGAGCGCACCGTCGAGTTCGCGCTGAAGCGCCCGACCGCCGAATTCCCCAACCTGCTGGCCGCGTTCGGCGCCTATATCGTCCCCGACGGCGCGACGGACTTCGACACGAAGCCGGTCGGCAGCGGCCCCTTCCGCTTCGTCTCCTTCACGCCGGGACGCTCCGCCGTCTTCCGGCGCAACGACGACTACTGGGACGGCGCGCCCTACCTGGAGCAGCTGGAATTCCTGGTGGCCAACGAGGAGTCCGCACGCGTCAACTCCCTGCTGGGCGGCCAGGTCGAGTACGCCCACGAGCTGTCGCCGACGACCGCCCGCGCACACGAGGGCAAGGGGCAGATCGAGATCGTCCGGCTGCGCAACAGCGCCATGCAGGCGTTCGCGATGAAGACCGACCGGGCGCCGTTCGACGACAAGCGGGTGCGCGAGGCGTTCTTCCTCCTCGCCGACCGCAAGGAACTGGTCGACGGTGCGCTCTCCGGCGCCGGCGAGATCGGCAACGACCTGTTCGGCAAGGGGTACGAGTACTACGCGGACGGTCTGCCGCAGCGCGAGCAGGACCTGGACCGGGCCCGCCACCTGCTGAAGAAGGCCGGCGCCGACGGACTCCGGGTCACCCTGGACACCTCCGCCGTCGCCGCCGGATTCACCGAGGCCGCCGCCATCTTCCGTGACCAGGCCGCCAAGGCCGGAGTGCGGGTGAAGGTGGCGATGGGCAGCAAGGACAGCTACTGGCAGGACACCCTCGAATCCGGAACGCTGTGCTGCTACCGCTCCGGCGCGATGCCCATCGAGTCGCACTTCTCCCAGCGCCTGCTGTCCGACTCCACCACCAACGCCACCAAGTGGCACCACAAGGACTTCGACGCGCTCTACCAGCAGGCCCAGTCCACCAAGGACAAGAAGGACCGGGCCGCCGTGTACGCGCGCATGCAGCGCCGGCTGTACGCCGAGGGCGGCTTCCTGGTCTGGGGCTTCGCCGACTGGATCCTGGGCACCGCCCGCACGGTCCGCGGCGTGGCACACAAGGCCCCCGCCAACACGCTCGACTGGGCCCGCTTCGACAAGGTGTGGCTCGCGTGAACGGTCTGCGGTCATGGCTGGCCCGGCGGCTGCTGCTCGGCGCCGGGCAGACCGTCGCCGTCGTGCTGCTCGTCTTCGCCCTCACCGAGGCGCTGCCCGGCGACGCCGCGGTGGCGCTCGCCGGCGACCAGCCCGACCCCGCCCGGATCGCGGCTATCCGGGAGACCATGCACCTGGACCGGCCCGCCCACGAACGCCTCGCGTCATGGACGGCCGGGCTGCTGCACGGCGACCTCGGCACCTCGCTCACCTCGGGCCGCCCGGTCAGCTCCTACCTCGCCGACGGCTTCGGACCGACCCTGCTGCTCGCCGCGCTCACCCTGCTCCTGCTGGTGCCGCTGGCGGGCGGCCTCGGAGTCCTGGCCGCCCGCCACGAAGGACGGCTCGTGGACCGCCTCATCAGCTCGGTGACCCTGGGGGTGTACGCGGTACCGGAGTTCGCCTTCGGGGTGCTGCTGGTGACGGTCTTCGCACTGCGTCTGGACTGGCTGCCGCCGACCGCCGTCGGCTACGGCGACGATCTGCTCGCCCATCCCGCGGCGCTGGTGCTGCCCGTACTGGTGCTGCTGTCCCGTCCGGTGTGCTCGCTGGCGCGGCTGGTGCGGGCGGGGATGATCGATGCGCTGGCCTCGCCGTACGTCGCACAGGCCCGCCGCTACGGCATCCCCGGCGCGCGCATCCGCTATACGCACGCCCTCCCCAACGCCCTTGCGCCCGCCGCCCAGCAGCTCGCCCGCACGGTCGACTGGCTGCTGTGCGGTGTCATCGTCGTGGAGGCTCTCTTCGTGATTCCCGGACTCGGAACGGTCCTGATCAATGCCGTGGCGGAACGCGATGTCCCCGTCATCCAGGGGCTGGCGGTCGTCTTCGGCTGCACCGCCGTCGTCCTCAACCTCGGTGCGGACCTGGCCACTTACCGTCTGGTGCCCCGGACGGGGGTGGCGGCGTGAGTCCCCGTACGGCATCCGGTCCGGGCCGCTTCACCTTCGCCCTGCTGGTCATCGTCGTCCCGCTGCTCCTCGCCCTGTTCGGGCCGCTGTTCGCCGGGGAGCCCGGACCACGGGCCCCGTCGTTCACCGTCGGCGGCGGACACTGGGCCGGCACGGACTTCGTCGGCCGGGACGTCTGGCAGCAGGTGCTGCTCGGCGGCCGCCCGGTGGTCCTGGCCGCCCTCGCGGCGACGGCGCTCGCGTACGCGGTGGCGCTCCCGCTGGGCCTCATCGGGGCGCTGACCCACCGCCGTTGGCTGGAAGAGCTGCTGATGCGGCCGCTGGACGTACTGCTCGCCGTGCCGTCGCTGCTGATCATTCTGCTGGTGGCGGCGGTCCTGACGCCCGGCGCCGGCGGCCTCGCGCTGCTGGTGGCCCTGGTCAATATCCCGGACGCCGTCCGCGCGGTCCGGGCCGCCACCGCCGAAGCGGCCGCCCGGCCCGCGGTCGAGGCGCTGCGGATGCAGGGCGAGACCTGGTGGCGGACGGCCGTGGGGTACGTCGGCCGGTCGGCCCTGCGCACCCTCGCCGCCGACGTCGGGGTCCGGCTCACCGGTGTGCTGTACCTGGTCGCCACGGCAGCCTTCCTCGGCGTCGGCGCCGAACCGGACGCCGCCGACTGGGCGGTGATGGTCGACCGCAACCGGACGGGCATGTTCGTCCAGCCCTGGGCCGTCGTGCTGCCCGCCGTACTGATCATGGCGTTGACCATGGGCACCAACCTGCTCTTCGACGCCGCCCTCACCCGCCGCGACCGAACGCCGGGACGGGACCGTGCACCCCGGCCCGTCCGCACCCCTGCACCGCTGCCCGCCGACGGCACGCCCTCCGGGACCGGGCGAGACGAGAAGAGCGACCCGTGCATATGAACCAGCCCACCGAGGCCCAGGACCAGGCCGCCGAGGCCCGGGACCAAGCCGCTCGGGTCCAGGACCTGCGCGTCGACATCGAGGGCCGGGCTCTCGTCGACGGAGTGAGTCTGCGGGTGCCACCCGGCCGGATCACCGCCCTGATCGGAGCCTCCGGCAGCGGCAAGACCACCACCGGGCTCGCCCTGCTCAACGAATACCCGCCCGGCGCCAGGGTGACCGGCCAGGTGCACACCCCCGACACCCTCGTCGGCTACGTACCGCAGCACCCCGCCACGGTGCTCAACCCCGCCCGGCCGGTCGCCGCCCTCCTCCAGGACATCGCTCGCACCCACGTAAGCCATCTGCCCCGCCGTGCCCGCCGGTCCGAGATCCGGCACCGCATCCTGCGCGCGCTCGCGCAGGCCCAGCTCCACGACGGCGAAACCCTGCTGGACCGCTACCCCCACCAGCTCTCCGGCGGCCAACAGCAACGCGTCGTCCTGGCCCAGGCCCTGCTGACCGGCGCCCGCACCCTCATCGCGGACGAACCGACCACCGGCCAGGACGCCGTGACGAAGCAGCAGATCGCCGACCAACTGGCCGCCGTGGCCCGGGAGGGCATCGCGGTGCTGCTCCTGAGCCACGACCTGGAGGTCGTCCGTGCCCTGGCCCACGACGTCCATGTCCTGCGCGCCGGCCGCATCGTGGAATCCGGCCCGCCGGAACAGCTCTGGAGCAGCCCTCAGCACTCGTGGACCCGGGAACTCCTCACCACTGCTGCCCCCGCCGAGCCGTCGGACGGCCCGCTCGCCCCGAGCACGGACGCCGGGACACCGGCCGGCGACACCACCCCCCGGCCGGCTGCCGCCGAGGCGGTACTCCAGGTGCGGAGCCTCACCGCCCGCCACGGCAGGTCCACCGTCCTGCACACCCCCGATCTGCCTCTCCCGCCCGGCTGTTCGGCCGTCGTGGGCCGCTCCGGCAGCGGCAAGACCACTCTCGCCCGCTGTCTGGCCGGTCTCCACCGGAGCTACGACGGCGAGGTCCTGCTGGACGGCGTCGCCCTGCCCCGCAGCCTCCGCGACCGCACACGCGAGCAACTGGCCGCGGTCCAGTACGTCTTCCAGGACGCCCGAGCCGCCTTCGACGAACACCGCCCGGTCCTCGGCCAGGTGATGCGCAGCGCCATCCGTCTGCGCCGGGTCCCGCGGCCCGAGGCCCTGGCCGAGGCCGAGCGCACCCTGAGCACCCTCGGGCTCTCCGGTGACCTCGTACGCCGCCGGCCCGCACAGCTCTCCGGCGGTGAACTCCAGCGCGCCGCCCTGGCCCGCGCCCTGCTGGCCCGCCCCCGGGTCCTGATCTGCGATGAGATCACCTCCGGCCAGGACTCCGTCACCCGCCGGAACCTCCGCACACTCCTCGCGGACCTCGTACGGACCCACCCGGAGATGTCCCTGGTCCTCATCACCCACGACCGCGACACCGCGACCCTGGCCACCCGTATCGCCGTCCTCGACGACGGCCACCTCGTCGAACAAGGCCCGACCGGCCAACTGCTCACCGCCCCCCGACACCCCCTCACCGCCGCATTGCTGCAGCCGGAACCGGAGGTCAGCGCCGCGTCTCCACAGTGATCACCGGCTCTCCTCCCGTCCGATCGCGGCCCTACTCCCCGGGCGGCACGTCCACCAGCCGCAGCGGCAGCGACTTCAGACCATGGATGAAGTTCGACACGAGCCTCCGCGGCGGACCGGCGACCGCCAGAGCGGGCAGCAGGCGGCAGGTCTCCTCGTACAACACCCGCAACTGCAGCCGGGCGAGGTGTGCCCCCAGGCAGACATGCGGACCGTCGCCGAAAGAGACATGGGGATTTGCGGACCGGGCGAGATCCAGCCGGTGCGGGGCGGTGAAGACCCGCTCGTCGAAATTTGCCGAACCGTGGAAGACCACCACCTTGTCGCCGGCGCGAAGGGAGCGGCCGGCCATTTCGGTGTCGTGGGCCACGGTACGGCGGAAGCTGAGCACCGGCGGATGCCAGCGCAGCAGCTCTTCCACCGCTGTCGCCGCCCCCACGGCGCCGGCGCACAGCCGGCGGTACGCGTCCGGGTGGCGGGCCAGCGCCAGCAGTCCGCCGGGGGCCGCGCTGCGTACGGTGTCATTGCCCGCGATGGTCAGCAGGAAGAAGAACATCTCCAGCTCGGGCGTGGCCAGTTCGGGGTCCGAGGCGAGCACCGTCATCACATCGTCGTCCGGATACCGCCGCTTGTGGGCCGCCAGCTCCCGCGCGAAGCCGAACATGTCCTGGAGCATCGCCGGGGAGCGTGGATTGGCGGGCCGCCCGTCCGGGCCGGATGCGGACGGGCCTGATTCGTCCGGGTCCTGGTAGCCGATGACACGCCGGGTCCAGTCCAGGAGCAGCCCGCGCTCGGCGGCCGGCACACCGAGCAGATCGGCGAGGTTGAGCAGCGCGAAGTCATCGGTGACCGCGGTGACCAGGTCACACACCCCGTTCCCGGCGCGTGCCGTGGCGACCGCCGCCGTCAGCAGACCACGCGCCCGCTCGCGTACGACGGTGCCGAAGCGGTCGACCTGGCGAGGGGTGAAGGCACGGCTGACCGAACGGCGCAGCCGCCCGTGGTCCGGGGGATCCTGATTGAGCATCATGCGCCGGATGAACGGCAGGTCGGCAGGGTCGGGGTCCCGGATCTGGGTGGCGCCCAGGTGCGAGGAGAAGGTGCGGGCGTCCTTCAGGACCCGTACGACGTCCTCGTGCCGGGTGACCGCCCAGAAACCCGGCCCGGCGGGCCAGCCCAGCACCTCGTGCTCCTCCTGCCAGGCCACCGGATACCGGTCACGCAAGAGCCGGTACGCCGCGTGCGGCAGCCCGTCGGCGTACCCGCGCGGGTCGAAGACGTCCGGCACCTCCCGGTCCGCGGCACCGGCTGCGGGCACGGTCATCCGGCCGCCGTTCCGCCCTCGTCGGCGCGCAGGAAGTCCTCGACGGCCCGGATCAGTTCCAGTGGCGTCTCGTCCATGGCGTAGTGCCCTGCCGAGGGCAGCTCGACCAGCTCACTGCGGGTGTACCACTGCATCCAGGTCTGACGTGTCAGCTCGGCGTTCAGCGCGGGATCCAGCGTGCCGGTCACCGCCAGCGCGGGCACCGCCGAGCCCTCGACCTCGGCCGCGAATCCCTCCCCGGACCAGGAGTCCAGCCAGGAACGGAACGCCTTCGGATCGCTGCACTCCAGTGACCGCCGCACCATCCGGTCCAGCCAGGCGGCCGGACGCTGCCCGCCGGTGGTGAGGTCGATGATGGCGCGCCGGTTCTCCGGGGTGTGGGCCGCGGAGGAGAACAGTTCCCACTGCTGCGGCGGCAGCGGCAGACCGGAGGCGGGGACCGGCGAGATGCCGACCATCCGGCGCACCCGTCGCGGCGCCGCGGCCAGCACCCGCTGGACGACGCTCGCGCCCATCGAATGGCCGATCAACGAGAACCGGTCCCAGCCCAGACGGTTGGCGAGCGCCAGCACATCGGCCGCCCCCTCGCCGGTGGTGTACGCACCGGCCGCGTCCTTCGCCTCTCCGTAGCCACGGAGATCGACCAGCGCGTACTGGAACGCGTCCCGGTCGAGATCCGCCCTGACCGGGTCGAAGGCGGACCGGTCGGCGAACCACCCGTGCACAGCGATGACCTTGTGCGATCCCGCGCCGTGCAAGGCATGGGGCAGTACGAAGGAAGCCACGCTCACTCCAACCGTGTGACGGAACCTGCCGACGGTGACGGCCGCCGGCCGGGCACGACCACACTGGCCGTAACCTCCCTGCCCTGCAAGAGCGCCACGGGACCGGTGACCCAGGGGGAGCAGGTTCACCCTGAACCGCGCAGGACCGCCGCACTTCAAAGCGCACTTCAGTGCGCCTGCTGAGCATCATCGCCCCATGGAGGGGCTGCCCGGTGCGTCAGATACCGGGCTCAGCGGCGTGGTCCGGCCCTTCGTCCGCAAGGGATGAGGGCGGCTCCTCGGTGGGGAACAGAATCGGGCTGAGCAGGTGCCGGGTGCGGTCCGGTGCGGGTTCATTGCCCATCCGGGACACGATCACGCCGCGCATCTCACCGATCATCTCGGTGAGTTCGTCCTGACTGAGCCAGAGCGCGTGCTGGCGGTAGCCGACCAGATCAGCGCTCGGGTCGGCACCGTCCCGGTCGAGATAGGCGTTGAACTCGGCCAGCAGGGTGGCCATGGCCGCGGCGAACGCTCGCCGGTGGTCCTCCGCCGACAGCGCCGCGGCGGTGTCGGCGTCGATCACCGCCCGTGCGCGCTGCAGCCGGTACCGGCGCTCGACGGCGCCACGCACCCGTTGTTCGCCGGCCACCTCGAGGAGGCCGCCGTCGGCGAGCAGACCCACGTGCCGGTACACGGTGGCCTTCGAGGTGTCGGGCAGAAGGGCGCACAACTGCGAGGTCGTAAGCGTCCGCCCGCCGGACAGAGCGTGCACGACGCGGAGCCGCACCGGATGCAGGAGCAGGTCGACCGTGTCCATGCGCGCACGATCTCACATCCAATACCTTTCTCAAAGTTGAGAAATGCAGTAATCCCGTGTACGGGGTCAGGCACCGGCGTGGCCGAAGAGACGCGGACCGCCCGCACTTGCCCCAGTAGTGGTTCGTCCGCCGTCACAGCCGTCGGTGCTACTCAGACGCCGCTGATGGTGATCTGAGTACGACGTCGGATGCCGGTCGACAGCAGGCTTCCTAGCCTCTCTGGCATGGACAACTCCGGCAACGCTGCCGATTCCCCTGCTTCCCCTGCTTCCCTTGAGCCCGCCGCCCTCCGTCCTCGGCGTACGGTTGCCGACTGGGGCTGGCTGGCCGTTCTCGCGATGGGAGTGCTGGCGGCGGGCTTCGTTGTGGGGGTCATCGGTCCCTTGTTCGCCATCGCCTGTGATACGTGCCAAGACGGTGTCCGCAACCCGCGGTTCGTCAATGTCCTGATCACCCTCGCCTGGTACGTGGTGCCCGCGACGACGCTGGGGACGGTGGTGGGCATCTTCCTTCCCCGGGGCGGCGCCCGGGCGGGTGTCATCGGCCTGGGGGCTCTGATGGTGCTGCTGATCGCGATGGTGTTCATCGGCCGAGTGGCCTGAAGTTGACCGGGTGGCTGCGCCCGAATCGGGAGGCATGAAGAGTCACCGCTGACGAGTGCTCGACGTACAGCAGGCTGCGTGCCTGCTCTCGCGAACGGCATGTCCACACGGCCGACTTAGCCCACCCACCCGACCGGCTTCCCGTCCGCGGCGCAGCCGATCTGGGCCGTCGGCCGGGGGAGCGTCCACCCCGTGTATGTATCGGATGATCGACCGGGTATGCCACCGGCGCATTCAGGGATATGCGGCGCGCGCCCGGCCGGAGGGAGGAATCTGCGCCTTAAACCTCCACTTGGCCTGTCGCGTTTTCCCTTATTGCTCGTTGTCGCTCACGTGATTCCCTGCAGCAGCAGCCCGACCTCGGGCATCAACAGCACCATGAGACCGCAGAGCGTCAGCTGGGCCGGACGTATCGCCCTGATCGAACCCGCCCCCAGATGGGTCCGCTACGCCCGCTATCTCGCGCCCCATTGGAAGGGCATGGCGCGCCTCGACAGCGCCAACGGCATCGGCGCCCTCCCGGCCGCGCTCCTCCTTCTGCTCGCCGCGTCCCTGCTCTTCGGCGCCGGCGGAGCGGGGGCGGCCCTGGCGGTACGAGCCGCCTGCGGCGAGCCCCATCTGCTCGGATTCTGGCTGGCCTTCGACACCGCCACCGCTTTCGTCCTGGCCACGTCCTATTGGCTGGTGAGCCGCTATGGGCTGCGGTTCTACGACACCGAGCCCGCCGACAACGAGATCTGGCGCCTGGTAACCGTCGCCAACACGGCCTGGCGCGCCCTTCCCCGCTCCCACCGCCGTATCCACCAGCCCCGACTGCGCGCCGCCAATACCGCCGCACGTCTTCTGCTCACCGACCACACCGATACCCGCACCCGCCAGGCCCTGGCCGCGCACACCGAACTCCTGCGCCAACTGTCCGTCACCGTGCTGCCGGACACCCCACCGAACGACCAGGCGGAGGAAGCCCTCACCGCTGCCCTCGCGCACCTGACGGAGGAATGCCAGAACCTCCGGGACACCACCACCCCCACCTCCTCACCCACCCCCCGCCCGTCCCTCACCGCCGCACCGGCCTGACGCCCTGCACCGCCGGCCCTGCTCGGTGGCCACTGCCCCCCTCCCCACGGCGCGCCCGCTCTGCCCTCCCGTCACTGAGCCGCAGCGCTGCCGGGTCACACACCTCGCCGTGGGGGCCGCTGGTCTCGGTACATCTGGGAGCCCCTTGGGGCACGCCGACCGGCCACGCCGTCCGGCCACACCGACCGGGCAGGTCGTCCGGTCCCACCGACTGGGCAGGTCGTCCGGTCCGATGAGTGGCAGCAAACATGAGTGGGGGCAGGCCGCGGAGCCTATGGGGCCTCCGCCTCCGCCTCCGCATCCGTCTCCGCTTCTGCGGACGCCGAGGTCCTTTCGCCCTCCGTGCTCTTTCTCGTACGCGGAACGGTGTCTCCATGCGGTGCCGGCTGGGGCGCGGGTACCGGCACCGGCACCCCGGGCGCTGGGTGAGCTGAGGGCGCGCAGTCATCCGCGGACCGTCCGTCGGCGGCCGGGTCTGCCGCTTCGCGGGTGTGCTGGTAGGCCCACAGATCCCGGAACGGCCCGGGTTCCGCGACCAGTTCAGGGAAGGTGCCCTGCTGGACGATGCGGCCCTTGTGCAGCACCAGGATGCGGTCCGCGCAGGCGACATTGGTCAGCCGGTGGGTGATCAGGACCACGGCGCGGGTCGCGGCCAGCTGGCGCAGACCGGCGAAGATGCGGTGCTCGCCCAGCGGGTCGAGAGCGGCGGTCGGCTCATCAAGGACCAGCAGCCCGGCCGGGCGGTAGAACGCACGCGTGAGCGCGATGCGCTGCCACTGGCCCCCGGAGAGCTCCTGTCCCCCCAGCCAGTCGCGGGCCAGCACCGTATCCAGCCCGGACCGCAGCTCGGTGAGCACCTCGTCGGCGCCCGACCGGGCACAGGCGGCATGGATATCGGCGTCACCTCCTGAGGTGGGCTGGCCCAGGGTCATGTTCTCCCTGGCGGTGAGCGGCCACCGGGCGTAGTCCTGCGGAACCAGGGCGACATGGGACCACATGGCCTGCGGATCGAGCTCGCCGGTGGGGACGCCGTCCCAGGTGACCGAGCCGGTGGTGGGCAGATACAGACCGCTCAGGAGCTTGGCCAACGTGGTCTTGCCGCTGCCGTTGTAGCCGACCAGAGCGACGACTTCGCCGCGGCGCAGGGTGAAGGACACACCCCGCACCGCATCGTTCGCCGCCTCCTCGTAACGGAAGACGAGATCCTGCACGGTGATCTGCTGCGGCGGCCCGGGCACCGTGGTGCCGCGGTTCATACGGTAGCCACCGGCCTCCCGGAGGAAGGCGGACCAGTCGTCCATGTACAGGCCGGTGCGCATGATGCGGGCACCGCCGACGACCAGACCACGCAGCGCCATCCCGACCGTCTGCAAGGCGAAGACGGCGGTGCCGGCGTGCCCGACGCTCATCCGGCCGGTGGCCAGCAGCCACACCACTGCCGCCCACACCGCCGCCGAGGCGACTCCTCCGCACAGCGCTCCGAGCACGGACATCCGTGCCCCGGTGTCCGCGGCACGCCGGTCGGCACGGTTGATGCGATCGGTGATGTGCCGGTAACGGCCGACCAGGAAGGACGACATGGTGCCGGCGCGGATCTGGTCCGCCGCGTAGCGGTCGCCCACATGCCAGCGCAGGATCGACAGCAGCCGGTAGTCGCCGTTGGACCGCAGCCGCGCCAGGTAGCGCACGCGAGCGGCGCTGATCTGCGCCACCGCCTGCGGGAAGCTTGCCAGCGCCAGCAGCGGTAACAGCGCCGGATGCAGCGCGGTCAGGACGCCCGCCCCGGCGATGAGGGAGGCAAGCGAGGCGATCAGGTCCTGGCCCTCGGTGACCAGGTCCTGGGCGACCTCGGCGCCCCGTTCGGCGGCTTCCTTGCGATGGTTGAAGCCCGGGGCGTCGTAGGCGGACAACTCCACCTCGGTGACCGCCCGCAGCAGACCGAGTTCCGCCTCACGGCTCATTTGCGGACCCAGTCGCGAGGACAGCCAGGCCACGGTGATGCCGAGCAGAGCCCGTGCCGCTGCGGCGCCGGCCAGCATCACCAGCGACGGCCAGGCGGCCAGCAGACGTCCGTAGATGTCTCCGCCGGCCAAAAGGGCCGCGATCGTGCCACTGACCGCCAGGAGACCCAGCGCCTGCATCGCGCCGGAGGCGACCTGGCAGACCAGCAGCCCCAGACATGCCCAGCGGTCGATGCTCCAGGCCAGCGCGACCGAACGGCGCACCAGTCGAGGCAGTCGGCGCGCCATGTCCGCCAGCCGGATCTGTTGACCGGCTCTCTCCCTGCTGCCGGTCCGGTCGACGAATTGCAGCTCCTCTCCGCCGGTTTCTGCCTCGTCGGGCACCTGTTGACGTTTCTCACTCCGGGGGAGACGACGTCGCGTTCTCACCACTGCTGCTCTCCTTCTGCAAGTCGGCGACCACCGGCCTGGGGGATGGTCGAGCCGTCCCCACTGGCTGGTCGTGCGCGGGTGGCCAAGGAACCGGGGGGCGTCAACCGCAGGGCGGACCCGGGTGGCCGGGACCGCAGTGATTCGAACGAGGCCGGACAGTACACAGGGGCGGGCACGAGGTTCACGACTCCTGCGGAGCGACGCGTAAGGGGCACAGACGCTCTAAAGAACGGCCCCATACGCACCCCGTAACGGGTACTCCGGGGGCAGATTGTGGACACACGTTCCAGCGGCCGGTGAACGTCAAGGAGCGCTTGGTCTCTCGCCGTTGAGGCGCACTAGAACAGCACGGGTCACCCCTTCGAGGTATTGCCCGCTCGCCGCCTCGAGCACGGCGAGGGCGCGCTCGGGGGTGGCGTCGTCGTCGGGGCCGCACGGACGCGTGGGCCGACCGACAGCTC
This genomic stretch from Streptomyces nigrescens harbors:
- a CDS encoding class I SAM-dependent DNA methyltransferase — protein: MTSENLLTDNPELYEARFPDTERLAGRWAEDCLRRYGAGHRVLDLGCGTGRDAAHLHGAGRTVVGADLSAAMLAHARTQHPGPDYVQADLRDFDLRQGPFDAIVCLDSALLYCHTNAELDGFLASCRRGLTPGGLLVAEMRNGAFFLGRTELLDAPAVNDFTWRGTAYTSTTTLYIDRAAQLLRRTRIWTTDDGSPPHEQRSAWRLLFPQELRHALAAHGFEVLDLHDGPGPRTDPAWHEGAGPGESADGDRLHLVARLTRHD
- a CDS encoding ABC transporter substrate-binding protein, with amino-acid sequence MYEGPVNDPRFPGLRRRGFLAAAGGAAGLGALALAGCTSPSGGAADGGGKPRRGGKLRAAFAGGGASETLDPHLANLFADAARAKALFDKLADFGADLAAEPRLAASWEPNSTLDRWTVKLRKASFHNGKPVTARDVLYSFRRIADPKKAFRAKASLEPLDLKASRAVDERTVEFALKRPTAEFPNLLAAFGAYIVPDGATDFDTKPVGSGPFRFVSFTPGRSAVFRRNDDYWDGAPYLEQLEFLVANEESARVNSLLGGQVEYAHELSPTTARAHEGKGQIEIVRLRNSAMQAFAMKTDRAPFDDKRVREAFFLLADRKELVDGALSGAGEIGNDLFGKGYEYYADGLPQREQDLDRARHLLKKAGADGLRVTLDTSAVAAGFTEAAAIFRDQAAKAGVRVKVAMGSKDSYWQDTLESGTLCCYRSGAMPIESHFSQRLLSDSTTNATKWHHKDFDALYQQAQSTKDKKDRAAVYARMQRRLYAEGGFLVWGFADWILGTARTVRGVAHKAPANTLDWARFDKVWLA
- a CDS encoding ABC transporter permease — its product is MNGLRSWLARRLLLGAGQTVAVVLLVFALTEALPGDAAVALAGDQPDPARIAAIRETMHLDRPAHERLASWTAGLLHGDLGTSLTSGRPVSSYLADGFGPTLLLAALTLLLLVPLAGGLGVLAARHEGRLVDRLISSVTLGVYAVPEFAFGVLLVTVFALRLDWLPPTAVGYGDDLLAHPAALVLPVLVLLSRPVCSLARLVRAGMIDALASPYVAQARRYGIPGARIRYTHALPNALAPAAQQLARTVDWLLCGVIVVEALFVIPGLGTVLINAVAERDVPVIQGLAVVFGCTAVVLNLGADLATYRLVPRTGVAA
- a CDS encoding ABC transporter permease; the protein is MSPRTASGPGRFTFALLVIVVPLLLALFGPLFAGEPGPRAPSFTVGGGHWAGTDFVGRDVWQQVLLGGRPVVLAALAATALAYAVALPLGLIGALTHRRWLEELLMRPLDVLLAVPSLLIILLVAAVLTPGAGGLALLVALVNIPDAVRAVRAATAEAAARPAVEALRMQGETWWRTAVGYVGRSALRTLAADVGVRLTGVLYLVATAAFLGVGAEPDAADWAVMVDRNRTGMFVQPWAVVLPAVLIMALTMGTNLLFDAALTRRDRTPGRDRAPRPVRTPAPLPADGTPSGTGRDEKSDPCI
- a CDS encoding ABC transporter ATP-binding protein; protein product: MNQPTEAQDQAAEARDQAARVQDLRVDIEGRALVDGVSLRVPPGRITALIGASGSGKTTTGLALLNEYPPGARVTGQVHTPDTLVGYVPQHPATVLNPARPVAALLQDIARTHVSHLPRRARRSEIRHRILRALAQAQLHDGETLLDRYPHQLSGGQQQRVVLAQALLTGARTLIADEPTTGQDAVTKQQIADQLAAVAREGIAVLLLSHDLEVVRALAHDVHVLRAGRIVESGPPEQLWSSPQHSWTRELLTTAAPAEPSDGPLAPSTDAGTPAGDTTPRPAAAEAVLQVRSLTARHGRSTVLHTPDLPLPPGCSAVVGRSGSGKTTLARCLAGLHRSYDGEVLLDGVALPRSLRDRTREQLAAVQYVFQDARAAFDEHRPVLGQVMRSAIRLRRVPRPEALAEAERTLSTLGLSGDLVRRRPAQLSGGELQRAALARALLARPRVLICDEITSGQDSVTRRNLRTLLADLVRTHPEMSLVLITHDRDTATLATRIAVLDDGHLVEQGPTGQLLTAPRHPLTAALLQPEPEVSAASPQ
- a CDS encoding cytochrome P450, with the protein product MTVPAAGAADREVPDVFDPRGYADGLPHAAYRLLRDRYPVAWQEEHEVLGWPAGPGFWAVTRHEDVVRVLKDARTFSSHLGATQIRDPDPADLPFIRRMMLNQDPPDHGRLRRSVSRAFTPRQVDRFGTVVRERARGLLTAAVATARAGNGVCDLVTAVTDDFALLNLADLLGVPAAERGLLLDWTRRVIGYQDPDESGPSASGPDGRPANPRSPAMLQDMFGFARELAAHKRRYPDDDVMTVLASDPELATPELEMFFFLLTIAGNDTVRSAAPGGLLALARHPDAYRRLCAGAVGAATAVEELLRWHPPVLSFRRTVAHDTEMAGRSLRAGDKVVVFHGSANFDERVFTAPHRLDLARSANPHVSFGDGPHVCLGAHLARLQLRVLYEETCRLLPALAVAGPPRRLVSNFIHGLKSLPLRLVDVPPGE